A section of the Labrus mixtus chromosome 15, fLabMix1.1, whole genome shotgun sequence genome encodes:
- the LOC132990065 gene encoding probable N-acetyltransferase camello: MAQKNNFEFSIREFQPSDEHVIRSLFRDGILEHVYPAFFKAMSHPDHIGIALSISMAGYVLGGSSYFQALLFGSAWAGLIYYCCHEIYDGYVARRLSSDMAVIQAHYLENPDNGLWVAEADVKGQSKVVGMVAVTGKRGAEDGERFDDCNGSVSGGGAESGQDAGDGSYAEMSHMVVVYPWRRKNLGSRLTGKALDFCKDRGFSRLVVDVSSPQTAAVSLYQKFGFIQTSSHRNTHTNRWFSKLARINVNQMEKFI; the protein is encoded by the coding sequence TCGAGTTCTCCATCAGGGAGTTTCAACCCTCGGACGAACACGTGATCCGCTCCCTCTTTCGCGACGGCATCCTCGAACACGTTTACCCGGCTTTCTTCAAGGCCATGAGCCACCCGGACCACATCGGCATCGCTCTGAGCATCTCCATGGCCGGCTACGTGCTGGGCGGCAGCTCCTACTTCCAGGCGCTTCTCTTCGGCAGCGCGTGGGCCGGCCTCATTTACTACTGCTGCCATGAGATCTACGACGGCTACGTGGCGAGGAGGCTGAGCTCAGACATGGCCGTCATTCAGGCGCACTACCTGGAGAACCCCGATAACGGTCTGTGGGTGGCCGAGGCGGACGTCAAAGGCCAGTCCAAGGTGGTGGGGATGGTGGCGGTGACGGGGAAGAGGGGAGCGGAGGACGGCGAGAGGTTCGACGACTGCAACGGGAGCGTCTCGGGAGGGGGAGCGGAGTCCGGCCAAGACGCCGGCGACGGGAGCTACGCCGAGATGTCGCACATGGTCGTCGTGTATCCGTGGCGACGCAAAAACCTGGGTTCGCGGCTGACGGGGAAGGCTCTGGATTTCTGCAAAGACCGGGGCTTCTCCCGTCTCGTCGTGGACGTCAGCTCCCCGCAGACGGCCGCCGTTTCCCTCTACCAAAAGTTTGGTTTCATTCAAACGTCGtcccacagaaacacacacaccaaccgcTGGTTCTCCAAACTGGCTAGAATAAATGTGAATCAGATGGAGAAGTTCATTTAA